The segment TAaagtattataatattaatatttttttctttggtaaTTCTTATATGTTCTTAGCGTTAAAGATGTTCTTACAATATAACTAATAAACAATATAACTAACAAGAAACTAATGGTAAATCATGCACCAACATCTTGAATAAAATTAAGTCCTGTTAATATGGTTTTGGAGTATTTTTCAGAATATATTATTTCGGGTAACACATATCATGTAACTATGCAGATGCCTCAACTTATCGTTTTAAGTGTTGTTTTATAAGTCACCGTACAATTAATCATCGTGTTTTTACATGAACTGTGATGCAGTTAGGCATGGCCAGTGCACTAGAAACACTATGTGGCCAAGCTTACGGAGCAAAACAAAACCATATGCTCGGAATCTATCTCCAAAGGTCATGGATCGTCCTCACAGGTTGTACCATTTGCCTCACGCCCGTTTATATCTTCTCGGGCCCGATCCTCTTAGCCTTAGGTCAAGAGGAACGCATTGTCCGTGTGGCTCGGATCATATCCCTATGGGTCATAGGCATCAACTTCTCATTCATACCATCATTCACTTGCCAAATGTTTCTCCAAGCTCAGAGCAAGAACAAAATCATTGCTTATGTGGCTGCAGTCTCGTTAGCGGTCCACGTGTTCTTGTCGTGGCTCCTAATGGTTCATTTCGATTTTGGAATCACCGGTGCTATGACCTCGACGCTCGTTGCCTTCTGGTTGCCTAACATTGCGCAGCTCTTGTTCGTCACTTGCGGTGGGTGTAAGGACACGTGGAGAGGATTCTCTATGTTGGCTTTCAAAGATTTATGGCCCGTTTTTAAACTTTCCATGTCTTCCGGTGGAATGCTTTGGTAAgctttcataatatatattaagaatCTCTCACCAAATATTTGCATAAAAAGTCTTATTAGTGATACCACTCGTATAAATAGCGTTAGTTTTCCTATTTTGGTGGTTAAAACAACAGACAATTGGCTTCCACTTCCACTTGCACTTACTTTGTCAATGTATCAGTTTGGTGGCTGGAAGCTGGAACCATATGATTCTTAATTAGTTTAGCATTTAGTTTCAAAGATTTGGTTACAGAAGAAAGTTCATACTCCCTCCTTTGATATTTTTCATTgagattaagaaaattatataatagacTAATATATccatatttaatttaatgaaaataatttaaataaaaatttattggtTGTTCAAAACGgttaaaaatagatttaatgTACAAATTTACATTGGAATTGTAGAacgatatttattttgaaacaaatataaaatataaaatgatatttattttgaaacagatgaaatataaaatagttttatatatataagtgaGAGAAAGGTGCGAAATATTAAAGAGTAAACTCAATTACTCAGGCTCTCTTACGAGGAATGACAATGTCAAAGATTAATAACTTATAAATTTAAATCGATTCTAACGTGTAGACCTACCTCTAATATTAGTTATTACTATGTGGTTATTTTCGACAGCTTGGAGTTATGGTATAACTCGATCTTGGTACTGCTCACTGGAAATTTAAAAAACGCAGAGGTCGCTCTAGATGCACTTGCTATCTGGTATGTTAACAAGAACTAAGCTTCATTCTCTCTTCTCTGGTCCTATCCATAACTAATACATTTTCGTGCATCTGTACATTTCACCTACTTGATTATTAAATTAAACATGATCATGAGTagtaatacataaatatttataaatcgaCTCTTCTTTACCAACTTTTGTAGCCTCAACATAAATGGAATGGAGATGATGATAGCACTTGGTTTTTTGGCAGCAGCAAGGTGCGTATACTTGATACCTGCAAACTTAACATCATCGTTGCTATATTAATATCGTCatcttattctttttatttgcaaTTATGTATAAAAACAGTGTAAGAGTGTCGAATGAGCTCGGTAGGGGAAACTCAAAAGGAGCCAAGTTTGCAACATTGACAGCGGTTTTCACGTCACTCTCTATAGGAATAGTTCTATTCTTCGTCTTCTTGTTTCTAAGAGGAAAAGTTTCCTACATTTTCACTACAAGTGAAGCTGTAGCAGCAGAAGTTGCCGATCTTTCTCCACTTTTAGCTTTTTCCATCCTCATGAACAGTGTTCAACCTGTTCTCTCAGGTATGTGTTTTTGCTATTTGGCATGTGATGGTTAGTAACATGAAGCGGATCTTTGAACTTACATGTGTTTTGAACCGTTTTAAACCGGAACAGGAGTTGCTGTTGGAGCAGGATGGCAAGGATATGTTACTTACGTTAACCTTGCTTGCTATTACCTTGTCGGAATTCCTACTGGTGTTAT is part of the Brassica rapa cultivar Chiifu-401-42 chromosome A09, CAAS_Brap_v3.01, whole genome shotgun sequence genome and harbors:
- the LOC103848620 gene encoding protein DETOXIFICATION 21 isoform X1 gives rise to the protein MAGGGEELTVALLNKTAENGGEDDELGLTKKVWIESKKLWVVAAPAIFTRFSTFGVSMISQAFIGHLGPIELAAYSITFTVLLRFSNGILLGMASALETLCGQAYGAKQNHMLGIYLQRSWIVLTGCTICLTPVYIFSGPILLALGQEERIVRVARIISLWVIGINFSFIPSFTCQMFLQAQSKNKIIAYVAAVSLAVHVFLSWLLMVHFDFGITGAMTSTLVAFWLPNIAQLLFVTCGGCKDTWRGFSMLAFKDLWPVFKLSMSSGGMLCLELWYNSILVLLTGNLKNAEVALDALAICLNINGMEMMIALGFLAAASVRVSNELGRGNSKGAKFATLTAVFTSLSIGIVLFFVFLFLRGKVSYIFTTSEAVAAEVADLSPLLAFSILMNSVQPVLSGVAVGAGWQGYVTYVNLACYYLVGIPTGVILGYVVGLQVKGVWIGMLFGVFVQTCVLTIMTLRTDWDQQVYTSLRRLNRWVVPESSAVSKTPSEE
- the LOC103848620 gene encoding protein DETOXIFICATION 21 isoform X3 — protein: MAGGGEELTVALLNKTAENGGEDDELGLTKKVWIESKKLWVVAAPAIFTRFSTFGVSMISQAFIGHLGPIELAAYSITFTVLLRFSNGILLGMASALETLCGQAYGAKQNHMLGIYLQRSWIVLTGCTICLTPVYIFSGPILLALGQEERIVRVARIISLWVIGINFSFIPSFTCQMFLQAQSKNKIIAYVAAVSLAVHVFLSWLLMVHFDFGITGAMTSTLVAFWLPNIAQLLFVTCGGCKDTWRGFSMLAFKDLWPVFKLSMSSGGMLCLELWYNSILVLLTGNLKNAEVALDALAICLNINGMEMMIALGFLAAASVRVSNELGRGNSKGAKFATLTAVFTSLSIGIVLFFVFLFLRGKVSYIFTTSEAVAAEVADLSPLLAFSILMNSVQPVLSGVAVGAGWQGYVTYVNLACYYLVGIPTGVILGYVVGLQVKGVWIGMLFGVFVQTCVLTIMTLRTDWDQQVSCKFK
- the LOC103848620 gene encoding protein DETOXIFICATION 21 isoform X2, whose protein sequence is MAGGGEELTVALLNKTAENGGEDDELGLTKKVWIESKKLWVVAAPAIFTRFSTFGVSMISQAFIGHLGPIELAAYSITFTVLLRFSNGILLGMASALETLCGQAYGAKQNHMLGIYLQRSWIVLTGCTICLTPVYIFSGPILLALGQEERIVRVARIISLWVIGINFSFIPSFTCQMFLQAQSKNKIIAYVAAVSLAVHVFLSWLLMVHFDFGITGAMTSTLVAFWLPNIAQLLFVTCGGCKDTWRGFSMLAFKDLWPVFKLSMSSGGMLCLELWYNSILVLLTGNLKNAEVALDALAICLNINGMEMMIALGFLAAASVRVSNELGRGNSKGAKFATLTAVFTSLSIGIVLFFVFLFLRGKVSYIFTTSEAVAAEVADLSPLLAFSILMNSVQPVLSGVAVGAGWQGYVTYVNLACYYLVGIPTGVILGYVVGLQVKGVWIGMLFGVFVQTCVLTIMTLRTDWDQQFRCIHR